A DNA window from Niabella yanshanensis contains the following coding sequences:
- a CDS encoding carboxyl transferase domain-containing protein, which yields MYPIHSNIDTQSADFTANQQAYRLILEQWRRRMAEITHPVTNKAIEKHKQRGKFLARERVNQLLDPNTPFLELSPLAANGIYEDQFPSAGIVTGIGLVHSREVMIIANDATVKGGTYMQYTIKKHIRAQEIAFENHLPCIYMVDSGGAFLPEQDKVFPDRHDFGRFFYNQARMSGLGIPQIAIVMGSCTAGGAYVPAMCDETIIVRNQGTIFIGGPPLVKAATGEEVSAEELGGAEVHTSISGVADHIAENDAHAIAICRNIIQTFKPADKQGLDLKPIDAPLYDAEELYGIIQTDLKKPVDPKEIIARLVDGSRFHEFKEKYAPTLVTGFAHIMGFPVGIIANNGVLFGESALKGAHFVELCAARNTPILFLQNITGFIVGKEYERKGIARDGAKMVHAVANANVPKFTVVTGGSFGAGNYAMCGRAYDPRFLFMWPHAKISVMGGEQAAGVLVSVKEEQLKAQGKELPEADRAALRSSILNKYEEEGSAYYSTARLWDDGIIDPADTRRIIAMGIATSMNKKWAETKNGVFRM from the coding sequence TTGTACCCTATTCACTCAAACATCGATACGCAATCGGCTGATTTTACGGCTAATCAACAGGCCTACCGTCTTATCCTGGAGCAATGGCGCAGGCGCATGGCGGAAATAACTCATCCGGTGACCAATAAAGCCATTGAGAAACATAAGCAAAGAGGTAAGTTCCTGGCCCGCGAACGTGTGAATCAACTACTAGACCCTAATACACCATTCCTGGAATTGTCACCTCTTGCAGCCAATGGGATTTATGAAGACCAGTTCCCTTCGGCGGGAATTGTAACCGGTATAGGCCTGGTTCATAGCCGCGAGGTAATGATTATTGCCAACGATGCAACCGTAAAAGGCGGCACCTATATGCAATACACGATTAAAAAGCACATAAGAGCACAGGAGATCGCGTTTGAAAATCACCTGCCCTGTATTTATATGGTCGATTCGGGTGGCGCTTTCCTGCCCGAACAGGATAAGGTTTTTCCCGACCGACATGATTTTGGCCGCTTCTTCTACAACCAGGCACGTATGTCTGGTTTGGGTATTCCCCAAATTGCTATTGTCATGGGTTCCTGCACCGCTGGTGGCGCCTATGTGCCGGCTATGTGTGACGAAACTATTATCGTGCGCAACCAGGGAACCATTTTTATTGGCGGCCCCCCACTGGTAAAAGCTGCAACCGGCGAGGAAGTATCTGCTGAAGAACTAGGTGGCGCAGAAGTACACACCTCTATTTCAGGCGTTGCTGATCATATAGCGGAAAATGATGCACATGCCATTGCCATTTGCCGCAATATCATCCAAACATTCAAACCAGCAGATAAGCAGGGTTTAGATTTAAAGCCCATAGACGCCCCACTTTATGATGCCGAAGAGTTATACGGCATTATCCAAACGGATCTTAAAAAACCGGTTGATCCTAAAGAGATCATTGCCAGGCTTGTTGATGGCAGCCGTTTTCACGAGTTCAAAGAGAAATATGCACCAACCCTGGTTACAGGCTTTGCACATATTATGGGATTCCCGGTAGGAATTATTGCTAATAACGGTGTGCTGTTTGGCGAGTCTGCTTTAAAAGGCGCCCACTTTGTGGAGCTGTGTGCCGCAAGGAATACACCGATTCTCTTTTTACAAAATATTACGGGCTTTATTGTAGGCAAAGAGTATGAAAGAAAAGGCATTGCACGTGATGGCGCCAAAATGGTACATGCTGTAGCCAATGCTAATGTGCCGAAATTTACGGTGGTAACGGGAGGTTCTTTCGGTGCAGGCAATTACGCGATGTGCGGGAGAGCTTACGACCCACGTTTTCTTTTTATGTGGCCACACGCCAAAATATCGGTAATGGGTGGAGAACAGGCTGCGGGCGTATTGGTATCTGTAAAAGAAGAACAGTTAAAAGCACAGGGTAAAGAACTGCCTGAGGCAGACCGCGCAGCCTTGCGTAGTTCTATTTTAAATAAGTATGAAGAAGAGGGTTCAGCCTATTATAGTACGGCACGGCTTTGGGACGATGGCATTATTGATCCCGCTGATACCCGCCGCATCATTGCCATGGGCATTGCCACGTCTATGAATAAGAAATGGGCAGAGACGAAGAACGGGGTGTTCAGGATGTAG
- the tnpA gene encoding IS200/IS605 family transposase, with protein MANTYTQIHIHFVFAVKYRAGVIQYRWKDDLYKYITGIVQNNHHKMLIINGVEDHVHLLVGVRPAQSISDLMQDVKGGSSKWINDHQFVAGRFEWQEGYGAFSYSKSQLPTVIGYIQNQEAHHQKKTFHEEYLELLEEFEVGYNEKYLFKELE; from the coding sequence ATGGCCAACACATATACACAAATACACATTCATTTTGTATTCGCTGTTAAATACAGGGCTGGCGTTATACAATATCGTTGGAAAGATGATCTGTATAAATACATTACCGGCATTGTCCAAAATAACCATCACAAAATGCTTATTATAAATGGTGTTGAAGATCATGTGCACCTGCTGGTGGGTGTAAGGCCAGCTCAATCTATTTCCGATCTGATGCAGGATGTAAAAGGAGGATCATCGAAATGGATCAATGATCATCAATTTGTAGCTGGAAGATTTGAATGGCAGGAAGGCTATGGAGCATTCTCTTATAGCAAATCGCAATTACCAACTGTGATAGGCTACATACAAAACCAGGAGGCTCATCATCAGAAAAAAACCTTCCATGAGGAGTACCTTGAATTGCTTGAAGAATTTGAAGTAGGGTATAATGAAAAATACCTGTTTAAAGAGTTGGAATAG
- a CDS encoding enoyl-CoA hydratase-related protein, which produces MNYTTLEIERSYQVSTIWLNRPDVRNAFNEVMIAELITAFTEEGERADTRAIVLRGRGKVFCAGADLNWMRDVAQYGYDQNYKESLQLASCFHAIYTCPKPTLAIVHGAAMGGANGLLAACDFAFCEADTIFSLSEVKIGIIPACISPYIIKRIGEYPSRELMLTGQRIHGREAENLKLVNRCFSDIHATEAHLQATLQLLLTSGPQAISHCKHLIDTVANKISMMEALDYTAKMIAEIRASAEGQEGMAAFLEKRKPSWIE; this is translated from the coding sequence ATGAACTATACAACACTCGAAATAGAACGCAGTTACCAGGTCAGCACGATTTGGCTAAACCGGCCGGATGTCAGGAATGCTTTTAACGAAGTGATGATAGCTGAGTTGATTACTGCATTTACGGAAGAAGGTGAAAGAGCCGACACCAGAGCCATCGTATTGCGCGGGCGCGGGAAGGTATTTTGCGCCGGTGCCGACTTAAACTGGATGCGGGATGTAGCACAATACGGCTACGACCAGAATTATAAAGAAAGCCTGCAGCTGGCTTCCTGCTTTCATGCCATTTATACCTGCCCTAAACCGACACTGGCTATTGTGCATGGGGCTGCGATGGGAGGCGCCAATGGTTTGCTGGCGGCTTGTGACTTTGCCTTCTGCGAAGCGGATACCATCTTCTCTTTATCAGAAGTAAAGATCGGTATTATACCGGCCTGCATTTCGCCGTATATCATTAAACGGATAGGAGAATACCCTTCAAGGGAATTAATGCTTACCGGGCAACGTATACATGGACGGGAAGCAGAAAACCTGAAACTGGTAAATCGTTGCTTTAGCGACATACATGCAACAGAAGCACACTTGCAAGCCACCTTACAATTATTATTGACCAGCGGGCCACAGGCAATCAGCCATTGTAAACATCTTATCGACACGGTTGCCAATAAAATATCAATGATGGAAGCATTAGATTATACAGCAAAAATGATTGCAGAAATACGCGCTTCAGCTGAAGGCCAGGAAGGCATGGCTGCGTTCCTTGAAAAAAGAAAACCTAGTTGGATTGAATAA
- a CDS encoding acetyl/propionyl/methylcrotonyl-CoA carboxylase subunit alpha yields MIKKLLIANRGEIALRVQHTAKKMGIATVAVYSSADEESAFVKQAHQAVLLPGTQLSETYLNIEAVITAALETGADAIHPGYGFLSENAAFVEACIKAGITFIGPSAEAMRSMGNKIAARDCATNAGVPVTPGITGTTEELLKSYGHIGFPVLIKAAAGGGGKGMRVVENEGDFQLALEATAREAKNYFGDSTVYIEKYIAKPRHIEVQVLGDQQGKLLHLYERECSLQRRHQKIIEEAPSPTLSNEVRKRICAAAVALAKSIGYHSAGTMEFLVDESLNFYFLEMNTRIQVEHPVTELTTGIDIVEQQIMIANGEPLPFEQTDIIQRGHAIECRIYAEDPAQRFLPSPGVLKYYQEPSFEVNPFLSNAEILRIDGMQLQTGDTISGDFDPMISKVIVWAPNREEAGKAMLSALQQYAIKGIQTNIEFLSGLLQHPDYINNNISTKYIDQNLETITEQIQQKKKQVDITIPLTAALAKSLAANQDQALNIWQVIGYWRHSPVMNVMVDGDTLAIDIIQTSPLVFVYKDQQYRAETRHINGIHYSLLLDRVPHLVGIYEKRTGCYEITFNGMTHTVVRPDMSYVDGEVFEAYSGTGGKAGNITSPMPGKVIKLHVKAGDVVKRGDPLLVVEAMKMENNIVSTKDAAIEKVLVKEGDKVDTTMTLVEFSE; encoded by the coding sequence ATGATCAAAAAATTACTGATCGCTAACAGGGGAGAAATAGCCCTGAGAGTACAACACACGGCAAAAAAAATGGGAATTGCCACGGTTGCTGTTTACAGCAGTGCTGATGAAGAGTCCGCATTTGTAAAACAGGCGCACCAGGCTGTGTTGTTACCAGGTACTCAGCTTAGTGAAACCTATTTGAATATAGAGGCCGTTATTACCGCCGCTCTCGAAACGGGTGCGGATGCCATACACCCGGGTTATGGTTTTCTTTCTGAAAATGCGGCTTTCGTAGAAGCCTGTATAAAAGCTGGAATTACCTTCATAGGCCCTTCAGCGGAAGCCATGCGATCGATGGGTAATAAAATTGCAGCGCGGGACTGCGCTACGAATGCCGGAGTGCCCGTTACGCCAGGAATTACCGGCACTACTGAGGAACTACTAAAAAGCTATGGCCATATTGGATTTCCTGTTTTGATCAAGGCAGCAGCAGGTGGTGGCGGTAAAGGAATGCGCGTAGTAGAAAACGAAGGCGATTTTCAGCTGGCGCTGGAAGCCACAGCACGGGAAGCCAAAAACTATTTTGGAGACAGCACGGTTTACATTGAAAAGTACATCGCAAAACCGAGACATATTGAGGTTCAGGTATTGGGCGACCAGCAGGGCAAGCTCCTGCACCTATATGAAAGAGAGTGTTCATTGCAGCGCAGGCACCAGAAAATTATTGAAGAAGCGCCATCTCCAACACTTTCAAACGAAGTACGTAAGCGCATTTGCGCGGCTGCTGTCGCTTTAGCAAAATCAATAGGCTACCATAGCGCAGGCACCATGGAGTTCCTGGTAGATGAAAGCCTTAATTTCTATTTCCTGGAAATGAATACACGCATACAGGTAGAACATCCGGTAACCGAACTCACTACGGGCATAGATATCGTGGAACAACAGATCATGATAGCCAATGGTGAGCCTTTACCATTTGAACAGACTGATATTATACAAAGAGGACACGCCATTGAATGCCGTATTTATGCAGAAGATCCCGCGCAACGTTTCCTGCCTTCTCCGGGTGTATTGAAGTATTACCAGGAGCCTTCGTTTGAAGTTAATCCATTTTTATCAAATGCTGAAATCCTGCGAATAGATGGAATGCAATTGCAAACCGGCGATACCATCTCCGGCGATTTTGATCCCATGATCAGCAAAGTAATTGTTTGGGCACCCAACCGCGAAGAGGCCGGAAAGGCCATGCTTTCAGCATTACAACAGTATGCCATTAAAGGCATCCAAACGAATATTGAATTCCTTTCAGGTTTATTACAGCATCCGGATTATATCAACAACAATATATCTACCAAATATATTGATCAAAACCTGGAAACTATCACAGAACAAATTCAACAAAAAAAGAAGCAGGTTGACATCACGATCCCATTGACTGCGGCTTTAGCCAAAAGCCTGGCAGCTAATCAGGATCAGGCATTGAATATCTGGCAGGTGATCGGATACTGGCGGCATAGCCCTGTCATGAATGTAATGGTTGACGGGGATACCCTGGCTATTGACATCATCCAAACTTCGCCACTGGTATTTGTATATAAAGATCAGCAATATCGGGCTGAAACGAGGCATATCAATGGCATTCATTACTCGTTATTACTGGATCGTGTTCCTCATCTGGTTGGTATCTATGAGAAACGAACAGGCTGTTACGAGATCACCTTCAATGGCATGACACATACCGTAGTTCGACCGGATATGTCTTATGTAGACGGTGAAGTTTTTGAGGCCTATTCGGGCACAGGAGGTAAAGCCGGTAACATTACGTCTCCAATGCCAGGTAAAGTAATCAAGCTGCATGTGAAAGCCGGGGATGTGGTGAAGAGAGGTGATCCGTTATTGGTAGTAGAAGCGATGAAAATGGAAAACAATATCGTTAGTACAAAAGACGCTGCTATAGAAAAAGTATTAGTAAAAGAAGGAGACAAAGTAGATACCACGATGACCCTGGTTGAGTTCTCGGAATAA
- a CDS encoding acyl-CoA dehydrogenase family protein — translation MDFNLNEEHEQLRRMVREFAEKKIKPMAQELDEQESFSYELTRQMGELGLLGIYLPEQYGGAGMDYLAYIIAVEEIARIDGSQAATLAAHNSLGIGPIYNYGTEEQKMKYLPQLCTGNALWSFGLTEPEAGSDSRASKTTARLDGNDWVINGSKIFITNGSVDINIGTTVQAVTHESAEKKEFTTIIVDREAPGFSQQAMHGKMMWRASDTSQLFFDDCRVPKENVLGEPGQGSRIMLQTLDAGRLSIAAMGLGCAQGAYELALAYAQERKQFGKTISQFQAISFKLADMAMKIELARTFLYKACWLKDTKQPFTKEAAMAKLYCSEIAKEVADAAVQVHGGYGLMKEYNVERFYRDQRLLQIGEGTSEIQRMVIAKQIGC, via the coding sequence ATGGATTTTAATTTAAATGAAGAGCATGAACAGTTACGCCGTATGGTACGTGAGTTTGCGGAAAAAAAGATCAAACCCATGGCACAGGAGCTGGATGAACAAGAATCCTTTTCCTATGAGCTTACCCGGCAAATGGGGGAATTAGGGTTGCTGGGCATTTATCTGCCGGAACAATACGGTGGTGCAGGCATGGACTACCTGGCTTATATTATCGCTGTAGAAGAGATTGCCCGCATAGATGGCTCACAGGCCGCTACGCTGGCAGCACATAATTCGCTGGGCATTGGTCCCATTTATAATTACGGTACAGAGGAGCAGAAGATGAAATACCTGCCGCAACTGTGCACCGGTAATGCCCTGTGGAGCTTTGGCCTTACAGAGCCTGAAGCTGGCAGCGACTCCAGGGCATCGAAAACCACGGCAAGACTGGATGGCAACGATTGGGTCATTAACGGAAGTAAAATATTTATCACCAACGGATCGGTTGACATCAATATAGGTACCACCGTTCAGGCAGTCACCCATGAGTCGGCTGAAAAAAAAGAATTTACTACTATCATTGTTGACAGAGAGGCTCCCGGCTTTAGCCAGCAGGCCATGCATGGTAAGATGATGTGGAGGGCCAGCGATACATCCCAGCTATTTTTTGATGATTGCCGCGTGCCTAAAGAAAACGTGTTGGGAGAACCCGGGCAAGGTTCCAGGATCATGCTGCAAACATTAGATGCCGGCAGGCTTAGCATAGCGGCCATGGGACTGGGCTGCGCCCAGGGTGCCTATGAACTGGCATTAGCCTATGCGCAGGAACGCAAACAATTCGGGAAAACGATATCGCAGTTCCAGGCCATCTCTTTTAAACTGGCGGATATGGCCATGAAAATAGAGCTGGCGCGAACTTTTTTATATAAAGCCTGTTGGTTAAAAGATACTAAACAACCTTTCACCAAAGAAGCAGCCATGGCGAAATTGTATTGCTCGGAAATTGCCAAAGAAGTAGCCGATGCGGCCGTGCAGGTACATGGTGGTTATGGGCTGATGAAAGAGTACAATGTAGAACGCTTTTACCGTGATCAGCGGTTATTGCAAATCGGTGAAGGAACTTCTGAAATACAAAGAATGGTGATTGCCAAGCAGATCGGATGTTGA